One genomic region from Vibrio cyclitrophicus encodes:
- a CDS encoding dimethyl sulfoxide reductase anchor subunit family protein has translation MIFHEWSLIFFTVLAQTAVGGYLLIGARALVLGHDEEKLNSYKVPMFILWALMGLGFMFSTTHLGSPLRAFNAFNQLGSAWLSNEVFFGAAFFAAGGLQWLLSVVKKGGVAIQKALMVGAMVLGVIFMYAMINVYMINTVPTWDNIYTPLSFIMTMVVGGLLLSQFVLVFANDSHFTVDRNITMLAVITVAISLLVTVGKLNLIGDIQTSAAKASELVDGLGSYVILQVALLMASLLIWILPMLNKAKVNPVNLSLALVLFLASELIGRGLFYSLHMTSGL, from the coding sequence ATGATTTTTCATGAGTGGTCTTTAATCTTCTTTACGGTGCTGGCTCAAACAGCAGTGGGTGGTTACTTATTGATTGGCGCACGTGCACTGGTACTAGGTCATGACGAAGAGAAGCTGAACAGCTACAAGGTTCCAATGTTCATTCTATGGGCACTAATGGGTCTTGGCTTCATGTTCTCGACAACGCACCTTGGCTCTCCACTGCGCGCGTTTAACGCTTTTAATCAGCTCGGTTCGGCTTGGTTGTCTAACGAAGTGTTCTTCGGTGCGGCATTCTTCGCTGCCGGTGGCCTGCAATGGCTATTGTCTGTGGTTAAGAAAGGTGGCGTAGCTATCCAGAAAGCACTGATGGTTGGCGCGATGGTACTGGGTGTTATCTTCATGTATGCGATGATCAACGTATACATGATCAACACCGTACCCACGTGGGACAACATCTATACACCACTGAGCTTCATCATGACGATGGTTGTGGGTGGTTTGTTGCTATCTCAGTTCGTTCTTGTGTTCGCAAACGACAGCCACTTTACGGTTGACCGTAACATCACCATGTTGGCTGTAATTACTGTTGCGATAAGCTTACTTGTGACAGTAGGCAAACTGAACCTAATCGGTGACATCCAAACTTCAGCAGCAAAAGCATCTGAGTTGGTTGACGGTTTAGGCAGCTATGTGATTCTTCAAGTTGCATTACTGATGGCAAGCTTACTGATTTGGATTCTACCTATGCTGAACAAAGCAAAAGTGAATCCAGTAAACCTAAGCCTAGCATTGGTACTGTTCTTAGCTTCTGAGTTAATCGGCCGTGGTTTGTTCTACAGCCTACACATGACAAGCGGTTTGTAA
- a CDS encoding DMSO/selenate family reductase complex B subunit, with amino-acid sequence MKQYGFYIDSSKCTGCKTCQLACKDYNDLDIKTNYRRVYEYAGGGFTQDGDTWVQKDVFSYYLSIACNHCTNPACVKVCPSGAMHKRDEDGLVVVDESVCIGCQHCSNACPYGAPQYNAKKGHMTKCDGCYQRVSEGKQPICVESCPLRALEFGEINTLREKYGSGADVAPLPSSNETLPNIVIKLNKNAKPTGDTSGHLANPKEV; translated from the coding sequence ATGAAACAATACGGCTTTTACATTGATTCAAGTAAATGCACGGGTTGTAAAACCTGTCAGCTTGCTTGTAAAGATTATAACGATCTAGACATCAAAACGAACTACCGTCGCGTATACGAATACGCAGGTGGTGGCTTCACTCAAGATGGCGATACCTGGGTTCAGAAAGATGTCTTTTCTTACTACCTATCTATCGCTTGTAACCACTGCACTAACCCTGCGTGTGTGAAAGTGTGTCCTTCGGGCGCGATGCACAAGCGTGATGAAGACGGTTTGGTTGTGGTTGATGAGAGTGTTTGTATTGGTTGTCAGCACTGCAGTAATGCATGCCCTTACGGCGCACCGCAATACAATGCGAAGAAAGGTCACATGACCAAATGCGATGGTTGTTACCAACGTGTTTCTGAAGGCAAGCAACCTATCTGTGTTGAGTCTTGCCCACTTCGTGCATTGGAGTTTGGTGAAATCAACACACTTCGCGAGAAGTACGGTTCTGGTGCAGATGTAGCACCACTGCCATCTTCAAATGAAACGCTGCCAAACATCGTGATTAAACTGAACAAAAACGCGAAGCCTACTGGCGATACCAGTGGTCACCTAGCAAACCCGAAGGAGGTTTAA
- a CDS encoding DmsA/YnfE/YnfF family dimethyl sulfoxide reductase: MTNKKESGVMNLTRRGFMKASSAVGSAAALAGGIALPFKSKPVAAAVAENVDEKIVWSACTVNCGSRCPLRMHVQNGEVKYVETDNTGTDEYGHHQVRACLRGRSMRRRVYNPDRLKYPMKRVGKRGEGKFKRISWEEAFDEVAGTMQRLIKDYGNDTIYLNYGTGTLGGTVTKSWPPAQTLIARLMNLSGGYLNHYGDYSTAQIAKGLSYTYGGWANNNSFSDLENTKLNIQFGNNPAETRMSGGGLIHHYVESKNKSNARTIIIDPRYTDTAGGREDQWIPIRPSTDAALVAGLAHVMITEDLVDQPFLDKYCVGYDEKTLPASAPKNSDYKSYILGLGEDGVEKTPEWASKITGIPVDTIVKLGREMGTAKPCAIHQGWGLQRTANGELACRAIAMLSLLTGSVGVSGGSTGARESDINIPFVRFPTVPNPVETSISMFMWTDAIHRHHEMTDITDGVRGAERLKNPIKMIWNYAGNCIINQHSDINKTHAILQDESACEMIVVVDNHMTSSAKYADIILPDLTTSEQDDWCMDGKASNMPYFIYAQKAIEPQFEAKSIYEMCTQLAKRMGVEKEFTEGRTQEQWIEHLYAETRKNDPTLPTFEDMKELGIYKRSYDHHYIAYEDFRKDPEANPLTTPSGKIEIYSEQLADIAKTWKLKEDEVIHPLPIYADSFEGHNDPLAEKYPLQLTGFHYKARTHSTYGNVAEIKAAAPQELWINPIDAKERGIESGDMVSIFNDRGEVHIPAKVTPRILPRVVALGEGAWYAPDGQKIDHAGSINVLTTQRPSPLAKGNPQHTNLVQIKALNKA, translated from the coding sequence ATGACGAATAAGAAAGAATCTGGGGTAATGAACCTTACTCGAAGAGGCTTCATGAAAGCTTCTTCTGCAGTAGGTAGTGCAGCCGCACTTGCGGGCGGTATCGCTTTACCTTTCAAATCCAAACCAGTAGCGGCTGCGGTTGCTGAGAATGTGGATGAGAAAATCGTATGGAGTGCATGTACAGTAAACTGCGGCTCTCGCTGTCCACTACGTATGCATGTACAAAACGGTGAAGTCAAATACGTAGAAACAGATAACACGGGTACTGACGAATACGGTCATCACCAAGTGCGTGCATGTCTACGTGGTCGCTCTATGCGCCGCCGTGTTTACAACCCAGATCGCCTGAAATACCCAATGAAACGTGTGGGTAAACGTGGTGAAGGTAAGTTTAAGCGTATTAGCTGGGAAGAGGCTTTTGATGAAGTCGCTGGCACTATGCAACGCCTTATCAAAGATTACGGTAACGACACTATCTACCTAAACTACGGCACAGGTACGCTTGGTGGTACGGTAACTAAGTCTTGGCCACCAGCACAAACGCTGATTGCGCGTCTAATGAACCTAAGTGGTGGTTACCTAAACCATTACGGTGACTACTCAACAGCGCAAATCGCGAAAGGCTTGAGCTACACCTACGGTGGTTGGGCAAACAACAACTCTTTCTCTGACTTAGAGAACACTAAGCTTAACATCCAATTTGGTAACAACCCTGCCGAGACTCGCATGTCTGGCGGCGGTCTGATCCACCACTACGTAGAAAGCAAAAACAAATCAAACGCTAGAACGATCATCATCGATCCACGTTACACCGATACTGCCGGTGGCCGTGAAGATCAGTGGATCCCAATTCGCCCTTCTACGGATGCTGCATTGGTAGCGGGTCTTGCACACGTGATGATCACTGAAGACCTAGTCGACCAACCTTTCCTAGACAAATACTGTGTCGGTTACGATGAGAAGACCCTTCCTGCATCAGCGCCTAAAAACAGTGACTACAAATCTTACATCCTAGGTTTAGGTGAAGATGGCGTAGAGAAGACACCAGAGTGGGCTTCTAAGATCACAGGCATTCCGGTTGATACTATCGTTAAGCTTGGCCGTGAGATGGGCACAGCGAAACCGTGTGCTATCCACCAAGGTTGGGGCCTACAACGTACTGCGAACGGTGAGCTAGCTTGTCGTGCAATCGCAATGCTGTCGCTACTAACCGGTTCTGTCGGTGTATCTGGCGGTTCAACAGGCGCTCGTGAAAGTGACATCAACATTCCGTTTGTTCGCTTCCCGACTGTGCCAAACCCTGTTGAAACATCAATTTCAATGTTCATGTGGACAGACGCAATTCACCGTCACCACGAAATGACAGACATCACTGATGGTGTTCGCGGTGCAGAGCGCCTTAAGAACCCAATCAAGATGATCTGGAACTACGCAGGTAACTGCATCATCAACCAACATTCAGACATCAACAAGACGCACGCGATTCTTCAAGATGAGAGTGCGTGTGAAATGATTGTTGTAGTTGATAACCACATGACCTCTTCAGCGAAATACGCCGACATCATCCTGCCTGACTTAACCACATCAGAGCAAGACGACTGGTGTATGGATGGTAAAGCATCGAACATGCCTTACTTCATCTACGCACAGAAAGCGATTGAGCCTCAGTTTGAAGCAAAATCTATCTACGAGATGTGTACGCAACTTGCTAAGCGCATGGGCGTAGAAAAAGAGTTCACAGAAGGTCGAACTCAAGAGCAATGGATTGAGCATCTTTACGCTGAAACTCGTAAGAACGATCCAACACTGCCAACCTTCGAAGATATGAAAGAGCTGGGTATCTACAAGCGTAGCTACGACCACCACTACATCGCTTACGAAGATTTCCGTAAAGACCCTGAAGCGAATCCACTGACTACACCAAGTGGCAAGATCGAGATCTACTCAGAGCAACTGGCTGACATCGCGAAAACGTGGAAGCTGAAAGAAGACGAAGTGATTCACCCACTTCCGATTTACGCGGACTCGTTTGAAGGTCATAACGATCCACTAGCAGAAAAGTACCCACTTCAGCTAACGGGCTTCCACTACAAGGCTCGTACGCACTCAACTTACGGCAACGTTGCAGAGATCAAAGCTGCGGCACCACAAGAGTTGTGGATCAACCCGATCGATGCGAAAGAACGTGGTATTGAAAGCGGCGACATGGTGAGTATTTTCAACGACCGTGGCGAAGTACATATTCCAGCGAAAGTGACACCAAGGATTCTTCCTCGAGTTGTCGCACTAGGCGAAGGTGCATGGTACGCACCCGATGGTCAGAAGATCGACCATGCAGGCTCTATTAACGTGCTGACCACTCAGCGCCCGAGCCCACTTGCTAAGGGTAACCCTCAGCATACAAACCTAGTTCAAATCAAAGCGCTAAACAAAGCATAA
- a CDS encoding molecular chaperone TorD family protein, translated as MIIDTHKLLGSLFYQATSKEQLVTIVEALVESEVLSEECLQALRSEDEDALAAEFSRLFEGVGDMPAPPWGSVYLDKDRVVFGASTVEYRQFLELNQIELDTGLREPEDQFGLMLFAHAYLLENNNINSARELLECHLLPWSSTYLDKLNTASDLSFYKKLSSDVINWLNQLTSEYNLNVATKKLYID; from the coding sequence ATGATTATCGATACGCATAAATTATTGGGTTCGCTATTTTATCAAGCGACAAGTAAAGAACAGTTGGTCACCATTGTTGAAGCTTTGGTTGAGAGCGAAGTGCTCTCTGAAGAATGCTTGCAGGCATTGAGAAGTGAAGATGAAGATGCGCTCGCAGCAGAGTTCAGCCGCTTGTTCGAAGGTGTGGGAGACATGCCAGCTCCGCCTTGGGGGTCTGTGTACCTAGATAAAGACCGTGTGGTGTTTGGTGCATCGACTGTGGAATATCGACAGTTTCTAGAATTAAACCAAATTGAATTGGATACAGGTTTAAGAGAGCCAGAAGATCAATTTGGTTTAATGTTATTCGCTCATGCGTATTTGTTAGAAAATAATAATATTAATTCAGCTCGTGAATTGCTTGAGTGTCACTTATTACCTTGGTCTTCTACTTATTTAGATAAATTAAATACAGCATCAGATTTATCATTTTATAAGAAGCTATCAAGTGATGTAATAAATTGGCTTAATCAATTAACATCTGAATATAATTTAAACGTTGCCACTAAAAAGTTATATATCGACTAA
- the napF gene encoding ferredoxin-type protein NapF — MSEQINSNRRGFLTRLSKPVKAAASYEEKSQRLHARPPRAVDEVLFERLCDSCGLCEQACPNSVIETLEGSALLNLDYNSCSMCNKCTEVCLTGALHPTVTPYIDLKPSFADSCNNYMQMDCSACQTACSAGVIHIEVGELPTVDKDKCNGCGECRSACYIGSVTLNLTQQ, encoded by the coding sequence ATGTCTGAGCAAATAAATTCGAATAGGCGTGGTTTCTTAACTCGACTCTCTAAGCCAGTTAAAGCTGCTGCAAGTTATGAAGAGAAATCACAGCGCTTACATGCTAGACCACCTAGGGCTGTCGATGAGGTGCTGTTTGAGCGTCTTTGCGACAGTTGTGGACTGTGTGAGCAAGCGTGTCCGAATAGCGTGATTGAGACGCTAGAGGGTAGTGCGCTGTTGAATTTGGATTACAACAGTTGTTCTATGTGTAACAAATGCACTGAAGTGTGCCTAACTGGCGCACTTCATCCAACGGTCACGCCTTATATCGACCTCAAGCCGAGCTTTGCTGATAGCTGCAATAATTACATGCAAATGGACTGTTCAGCATGCCAAACTGCGTGTTCAGCAGGTGTGATACACATTGAAGTAGGAGAGTTGCCTACAGTGGACAAAGATAAGTGTAACGGCTGTGGAGAGTGCCGAAGCGCTTGTTATATTGGCTCTGTGACTCTTAACCTGACTCAGCAATAA
- the yfaE gene encoding class I ribonucleotide reductase maintenance protein YfaE, whose amino-acid sequence MPTIKINKLTSIESNPSNTLLETMEQAGLEPEYNCRDGHCGACRCTLDSGEVEYVGFAMAYTQGNEILPCICKAKTELSLSNVIHRNKQKRA is encoded by the coding sequence ATGCCAACAATCAAAATCAACAAGCTGACTTCGATTGAATCTAACCCTTCAAACACTCTATTGGAAACAATGGAACAAGCTGGGTTAGAGCCAGAATACAACTGCCGAGATGGGCATTGTGGCGCTTGTCGTTGCACGTTGGATTCTGGGGAAGTCGAGTACGTTGGTTTTGCTATGGCTTACACGCAAGGTAATGAAATATTACCTTGTATCTGTAAAGCAAAGACTGAGCTATCGCTGAGTAACGTTATTCACAGAAACAAGCAAAAACGCGCATAA
- the nrdB gene encoding class Ia ribonucleoside-diphosphate reductase subunit beta: MAYSTFSQQKNDQLKEPMFLGQSVNVARYDQQKFEIFEKLIEKQLSFFWRPEEVDVSSDRIDYNKLPEHEKHIFISNLKYQTLLDSIQGRSPNVALLPLVSLPEVETWIETWSFSETIHSRSYTHIIRNIVNDPGVVFDDIVENEEILKRAKDIAFYYDDLIKLTADYHRYGEGNHNINGEDVKISLHDLKKKLYVCLMSVNALEAIRFYVSFACSFAFAERELMEGNAKIIKLIARDEALHLTGTQHMINLLRNGQDDFEFMQIAEECKQECFDLFKEAAEQEKEWAEYLFKDGSMIGLNKDILCQYVEYITNIRMQAVGLGTAYPEATSNPIPWINAWLSSDNVQVAPQEAEISSYLVGQIDNEVKADDFEGFEL; this comes from the coding sequence ATGGCTTACAGCACTTTTTCTCAGCAAAAAAATGACCAACTAAAAGAACCAATGTTCTTGGGTCAGTCGGTAAACGTTGCACGTTACGACCAACAAAAATTCGAAATCTTCGAAAAGTTGATCGAGAAGCAGCTTTCTTTCTTCTGGCGTCCAGAAGAAGTAGACGTATCTAGCGACCGTATCGACTACAACAAGCTTCCTGAGCATGAAAAGCACATTTTCATCTCTAACTTGAAGTACCAAACGCTTCTAGATTCTATCCAAGGCCGCAGCCCTAACGTTGCCCTACTTCCACTGGTATCTCTACCAGAAGTTGAAACTTGGATTGAGACTTGGTCTTTCTCTGAAACGATTCACTCTCGTTCTTACACACATATCATCCGTAACATCGTCAATGATCCAGGTGTAGTATTCGACGACATCGTTGAAAACGAAGAGATCCTGAAGCGTGCGAAAGACATCGCGTTTTACTACGATGATTTAATCAAGCTGACGGCTGACTACCACCGCTACGGCGAAGGCAACCACAACATTAACGGCGAAGACGTTAAGATTTCACTTCACGACCTGAAGAAGAAGCTTTACGTATGTCTAATGTCTGTAAACGCACTAGAAGCGATTCGTTTCTACGTGAGTTTTGCATGTTCATTCGCATTCGCTGAACGTGAGCTAATGGAAGGTAACGCGAAGATCATCAAGCTAATCGCTCGTGATGAAGCTCTTCACCTTACTGGTACACAGCACATGATTAACTTACTGCGTAATGGCCAAGATGACTTCGAATTCATGCAAATCGCTGAAGAGTGTAAGCAAGAGTGTTTCGACCTATTCAAAGAAGCAGCAGAGCAAGAAAAAGAGTGGGCAGAATACCTATTCAAAGATGGCTCTATGATTGGTCTGAACAAAGACATTCTTTGCCAATACGTTGAGTACATCACTAACATCCGTATGCAAGCGGTTGGTTTAGGTACTGCTTACCCAGAAGCAACGTCGAACCCAATCCCATGGATCAACGCATGGTTATCTTCAGATAACGTACAAGTTGCTCCACAAGAAGCTGAAATCAGTTCTTACCTAGTTGGTCAGATCGACAACGAAGTAAAAGCTGACGACTTTGAAGGATTCGAGCTGTAA